In a single window of the Planctomycetia bacterium genome:
- a CDS encoding GNAT family N-acetyltransferase codes for MECPHDDRANVAVPPPVEASCASGAFLSQFTSSYAGTAASWVRSESELAWLAPGTSWPLTADKVLAWGQERRERFLLWNGRDGFPIGYAELNEMPKTRDQLWIGHFMLDPARRGCGWAVRFAQALIARAFVERQATDVLLVVVPDNDRAIRCYQRAGMIDQGQERKHFKATRRDFLFNRMAISRGRFRKLAGLGQLPDIPLPIRGRPAAEVSSQAAV; via the coding sequence ATGGAATGCCCTCACGACGATCGGGCTAATGTGGCCGTCCCGCCGCCTGTTGAGGCAAGCTGCGCTTCGGGCGCGTTCCTGTCTCAATTTACTTCGAGCTACGCAGGGACGGCGGCTTCCTGGGTTCGATCGGAATCCGAGCTTGCATGGCTGGCCCCGGGAACTTCCTGGCCTTTGACGGCGGACAAGGTGCTGGCCTGGGGCCAGGAGCGGCGCGAGCGATTTCTGCTGTGGAACGGGCGCGACGGATTTCCGATCGGTTACGCGGAACTGAATGAGATGCCCAAGACGCGGGATCAACTGTGGATCGGTCATTTCATGCTCGATCCCGCGCGGCGCGGCTGCGGCTGGGCTGTGCGGTTTGCCCAGGCGCTGATTGCACGGGCATTTGTTGAGCGGCAGGCGACGGACGTGCTGCTGGTTGTCGTTCCGGACAACGATCGGGCGATCCGCTGTTACCAGAGGGCCGGTATGATCGATCAGGGGCAGGAGCGCAAGCACTTCAAAGCAACCCGGCGCGACTTTCTGTTCAATCGCATGGCGATCAGCCGAGGCAGATTCAGGAAACTGGCAGGGCTCGGGCAACTTCCCGATATCCCCCTTCCGATTCGCGGACGGCCCGCTGCCGAGGTTTCTTCGCAGGCGGCGGTCTAA
- a CDS encoding sigma-70 family RNA polymerase sigma factor — translation MAPPPYIMNAELKRRGTEERLFAEWPGPAEGSGRVTYPEETLLFKQLHYCGYRLSKMYQSAHRSPRSVSPRLYAKWVARYHQIRTRLTEGNLGLVYDLIGRSRFEILDREEMVSEGMMAMLRAVDTFDPWRGFRFSTYACNAILRAFSRAALQDSKRRSKIAGPWDPEFEESDFPNSRREDQRALLAERLQRVFRLDNADLTDVEKTVLARRFPVDSRRQRQTLEEIGRQMRVSKERVRQIQLSAIGKLRHALSEDEVLR, via the coding sequence ATGGCTCCACCGCCATACATCATGAACGCGGAGTTGAAGCGCCGCGGGACCGAGGAACGGCTCTTCGCGGAATGGCCCGGTCCGGCTGAAGGTTCCGGTCGCGTGACCTATCCGGAGGAGACGCTTCTTTTCAAGCAGCTCCACTATTGCGGTTACCGACTCAGCAAGATGTATCAATCCGCGCATCGCTCGCCGCGCAGCGTTTCCCCGCGCCTTTATGCGAAGTGGGTCGCGCGATATCACCAGATTCGCACCCGACTGACCGAGGGCAACCTCGGCTTGGTCTACGATCTCATCGGGCGAAGCCGATTCGAGATTCTCGATCGTGAGGAAATGGTGAGCGAAGGCATGATGGCGATGCTTCGGGCCGTGGACACATTTGATCCGTGGCGCGGCTTCCGCTTCAGCACTTATGCATGCAACGCCATCCTGCGGGCCTTTTCGCGTGCCGCACTTCAGGATTCCAAGCGCCGGTCAAAGATCGCCGGCCCGTGGGACCCGGAGTTCGAGGAGAGCGACTTTCCCAACAGCCGTCGCGAGGATCAGCGGGCCCTGCTGGCCGAGCGGCTGCAGCGCGTGTTCCGGCTGGACAATGCCGACCTGACCGATGTCGAGAAGACGGTCCTGGCCCGCCGGTTTCCGGTGGATTCGCGACGCCAGCGCCAGACTCTTGAAGAAATCGGCCGTCAGATGCGGGTCAGCAAGGAGCGCGTACGGCAGATTCAGCTTTCCGCGATCGGTAAACTTCGTCATGCACTATCCGAGGACGAAGTCCTTCGATAA
- a CDS encoding methyltransferase domain-containing protein, which translates to MMRRIADRARWEWRELRTPSLPTFIHEELDQALLDEISWRSGERVLDVGCARGSYMTALARRGVHPIGVDLSPCSVSIARAAGHNAVVASGECLPVGDASVDTVLCHKTLYLFRDPLQALREFRRVLRPGGRVIFSTSNADSPYSRIQAMSRKSRPQPNWSCGNSLTIGDLSRRFAECEMPIRAIYSCNLVWPLVYRVCDRWIIPNEWMRRYNRWIRRVTRMPLRTSYPLGAALDYLVEAVRP; encoded by the coding sequence ATGATGCGACGAATCGCCGACCGTGCCCGATGGGAGTGGCGCGAGCTTCGGACGCCGTCGCTGCCCACCTTCATCCACGAAGAGTTGGATCAGGCATTACTGGACGAGATTTCCTGGCGGAGTGGAGAGCGCGTCCTCGACGTGGGATGCGCCCGCGGATCGTACATGACCGCATTGGCCAGGCGCGGCGTGCATCCCATCGGCGTGGACTTGTCGCCGTGCTCGGTCAGTATCGCTCGCGCCGCGGGTCACAACGCCGTGGTCGCCAGCGGCGAATGTCTCCCAGTGGGCGATGCCTCAGTCGACACCGTCCTTTGCCACAAGACGCTTTATCTTTTCCGCGACCCGCTGCAAGCCCTGCGTGAATTCCGCAGGGTACTGCGACCCGGCGGACGTGTGATCTTCAGCACCTCAAACGCCGACTCGCCGTATTCGCGCATCCAGGCCATGAGCCGCAAGTCACGACCGCAACCCAACTGGTCCTGTGGTAACAGCCTGACCATTGGCGATCTTTCCCGCCGATTCGCCGAATGCGAGATGCCGATCCGCGCGATCTACTCCTGCAACCTCGTCTGGCCGCTGGTTTATCGCGTCTGCGATCGCTGGATCATTCCGAATGAGTGGATGCGCCGCTACAACCGCTGGATTCGCCGAGTCACGAGGATGCCCCTGCGAACGAGCTACCCGCTCGGTGCGGCGTTGGATTACCTCGTCGAAGCAGTCAGACCCTAG
- a CDS encoding MBL fold metallo-hydrolase → MRTFSIQSGSNGNCIYVEADGARLLFDAGISGAQAETRMKTRNRNIRDVQALIISHDHWDHTRGAGIFQRKFGIPIYMTERVYRSVRPKVGMLKDVRRFVPGECLTFGDVKVQTIPTPHDGIDTVCFMIEHDGRKLGILTDLGSPFLGLAEALEQADAAYLESNYDTDMLMNGWYPEQLKRRISGDRGHLSNDEAATLAAGCIGRKMQWVAVAHLSEQNNRPQLALDATQKRVGKMLNVHVASRYEAGPMLEV, encoded by the coding sequence ATGCGTACCTTTTCCATACAATCCGGGTCTAACGGCAATTGCATCTATGTCGAGGCGGACGGCGCGCGGCTGCTCTTCGACGCCGGAATCTCCGGGGCACAGGCCGAGACGCGCATGAAGACCCGCAATCGCAACATCCGCGACGTGCAGGCCCTGATCATCTCGCACGACCATTGGGACCACACCAGGGGCGCGGGCATCTTTCAGCGGAAGTTCGGTATCCCCATCTATATGACTGAGCGGGTGTACCGATCCGTGCGGCCCAAGGTCGGCATGCTCAAGGACGTGCGGCGGTTTGTGCCCGGCGAGTGTCTGACATTCGGCGATGTGAAGGTGCAGACCATCCCCACGCCGCACGACGGCATCGACACGGTCTGCTTCATGATCGAGCACGACGGACGTAAGCTCGGCATTCTCACCGATCTCGGTTCGCCCTTTCTCGGCCTCGCCGAAGCCCTGGAGCAGGCCGACGCCGCCTATCTGGAGAGCAACTACGACACAGACATGCTGATGAACGGCTGGTACCCCGAGCAGCTCAAGCGGCGCATCTCCGGCGATCGCGGGCACCTGTCCAATGACGAGGCGGCGACACTCGCGGCGGGCTGCATCGGGCGAAAGATGCAATGGGTCGCCGTCGCCCACCTCAGCGAGCAGAACAACCGCCCGCAGCTCGCGCTGGACGCGACACAGAAAAGAGTCGGCAAGATGCTAAACGTCCACGTCGCCTCGCGCTACGAGGCCGGGCCGATGCTGGAAGTTTGA
- a CDS encoding AMP-binding protein has product MIVETLLAAAERGGSRPAVADPLLSLDYANLVRFADVMRRQIESQTKNPHVGILMPSCAAFAGTFYGALWAGKTVVPLNFLLQPAEVAAVVRDAGLDTIYTVKYFAELAAALPAKAVFMEDLPVKREMIMGRIRRTPPPPRVSPDDTAVLLYTSGTSGVPKGVCQTYRNLRSDIDGAIELAQLKTDHHFLGVLPLFHSFGVTAMLMVPVSLGSSVYYLPRFNPTQVIDTIRQQEVGVTMMIASMYAALLRTKTGGPEDMKTLEYAVSGGEGLPDAVHAAFKDRFGVDIIQGYGMTEASPVVSLNVPWSNRVGTVGRAIPDVKVAAFSDDGQELPIGEIGELRVSGPIVMKGYYKKEDDTRAAITPDGWYLTGDMGKVDADGYISITGRKKEMIIVGGENVYPREIESVIERHPAVAEVAVIGQHDASRGEVVVAFVTLKEGQAATELELRDFCRDKVAGYKVPRRVVIAQDLPRGPTGKILKRKLADLLG; this is encoded by the coding sequence ATGATTGTCGAAACACTCTTGGCGGCGGCGGAGCGAGGGGGATCGCGTCCGGCGGTGGCCGATCCGCTGCTCTCGCTGGATTACGCCAATCTTGTGCGATTCGCCGACGTGATGCGCCGGCAGATTGAATCGCAGACCAAGAACCCGCACGTCGGAATTCTCATGCCGTCCTGCGCCGCGTTCGCCGGCACGTTTTACGGCGCGCTTTGGGCTGGCAAGACCGTCGTCCCGCTTAATTTCCTGCTCCAGCCTGCCGAGGTCGCCGCCGTCGTGCGCGATGCCGGGCTGGATACCATCTACACCGTCAAGTATTTCGCGGAATTGGCCGCCGCCCTGCCTGCCAAGGCGGTCTTCATGGAGGACCTGCCGGTCAAGCGGGAGATGATCATGGGGCGCATCCGGCGCACGCCTCCCCCGCCTCGTGTGAGCCCGGATGACACCGCCGTCCTGCTCTACACGAGCGGAACCAGCGGCGTGCCAAAGGGTGTCTGCCAGACCTATCGCAATCTGCGCAGCGACATTGATGGGGCCATTGAATTGGCCCAGCTCAAGACGGATCACCACTTTCTGGGCGTTCTGCCGCTGTTTCACAGTTTCGGCGTGACAGCGATGTTGATGGTTCCGGTGTCGCTCGGCTCGTCGGTCTATTATCTGCCGCGATTCAATCCGACGCAGGTCATCGACACCATCCGCCAACAGGAGGTCGGCGTCACCATGATGATCGCCAGCATGTACGCCGCCCTGCTGCGCACCAAGACCGGCGGGCCCGAGGACATGAAGACGCTTGAATATGCAGTCAGCGGCGGAGAAGGCTTGCCGGATGCCGTTCACGCCGCATTCAAGGATCGGTTCGGTGTCGACATCATTCAGGGTTACGGCATGACCGAGGCGTCTCCGGTGGTCAGCCTCAACGTGCCGTGGTCGAATCGCGTCGGCACGGTCGGCAGGGCTATTCCCGACGTCAAGGTGGCTGCATTCAGCGATGACGGGCAGGAGCTTCCCATCGGTGAGATCGGCGAGCTTCGGGTTTCCGGCCCGATCGTGATGAAGGGCTACTACAAAAAGGAAGACGACACCCGCGCGGCGATCACGCCGGACGGCTGGTATCTGACCGGGGACATGGGGAAGGTCGACGCCGATGGGTATATCTCCATCACCGGTCGAAAAAAGGAGATGATCATCGTCGGCGGTGAGAATGTGTATCCGCGGGAGATCGAGTCGGTCATCGAGCGGCACCCCGCCGTGGCCGAAGTCGCGGTGATTGGTCAGCACGATGCTTCGCGCGGCGAGGTGGTGGTGGCGTTCGTGACGCTCAAGGAGGGCCAGGCCGCGACCGAGCTGGAGCTTCGCGATTTCTGCCGCGACAAGGTCGCCGGCTACAAAGTGCCCCGGCGAGTCGTCATCGCACAGGACCTGCCGCGCGGACCCACGGGCAAGATTCTCAAGCGCAAGCTCGCGGACCTCCTCGGCTGA
- a CDS encoding PilZ domain-containing protein — protein sequence MSELETGAISEDERRQHRRMSIRLPVELQAPRESRPHIVRTITQNVSTGGLYIESDAEDFAAGEVLDVALTLPAAEGVSSYPTRARTRALVLRVDSLDDRSRFGIAARFVERLRMG from the coding sequence TTGAGCGAGCTTGAAACAGGCGCCATCAGCGAGGACGAGCGACGCCAACATCGCCGCATGAGCATCCGCCTGCCTGTGGAGCTGCAGGCGCCGCGCGAGTCGCGCCCGCATATCGTCAGGACGATCACCCAGAACGTCAGCACCGGCGGTCTGTACATTGAGTCGGACGCTGAGGACTTTGCGGCCGGCGAGGTGCTGGACGTGGCCCTGACGCTTCCGGCGGCCGAGGGCGTCTCGTCGTATCCCACCAGGGCCCGCACCCGAGCCCTGGTCCTGCGCGTCGATTCTCTCGATGACCGGTCGCGCTTCGGTATCGCGGCGCGATTCGTTGAGCGCCTCCGCATGGGCTGA
- a CDS encoding matrixin family metalloprotease, whose amino-acid sequence MHPRRLPRADRSSLYHFILVLAFLAVGCDTVPFTYVDNGARRPRDNSRELPPVQSPVYEESFVNSDFESAQPATLPISGQIEIMGTIDGRSDIDLYALGPAVAGDQIIIDVVGKNGLNTVAALFDEFGDLIDANNDRSFYAGNYDPYIAQVVRRDTDNLFVGVAVSTARHFASSTGQYDSGEYTIKVSRRPDQAVRPPAQQIVWLDFAGGDQVQIALEPIEVMRPFSAESISSRFAGKTSYITDMVVDLLKRDLAPFNVVVLDGRYDARPTGPYSKLYFGNYNAAYLGLADSVDTGNLYTTQEAIIFAEDLQLFEGLQPSAEAVALALSNIAAHELGHLLGLEHTSESLDVMSTAATARQILEIDETYRRSRLELAVFPIGWQSGTDLLTLNVGLNPNGTSARWRMQDWMPADAVGIDPALGDIAISMCGKCAHAPATDADAHH is encoded by the coding sequence ATGCACCCCCGCCGCCTCCCTCGAGCGGATCGCTCGTCGCTCTACCATTTCATCCTCGTTCTCGCCTTCCTCGCGGTTGGTTGTGACACGGTGCCATTCACCTACGTGGACAATGGCGCTCGCCGTCCCCGGGACAACTCGCGAGAGCTCCCGCCGGTGCAGAGCCCCGTGTACGAGGAGTCATTCGTCAACAGCGACTTCGAGAGCGCCCAGCCCGCGACGCTGCCCATCAGCGGACAGATCGAGATCATGGGGACGATCGACGGGCGAAGTGACATCGACCTTTACGCCCTGGGGCCGGCCGTCGCGGGCGACCAGATCATCATCGACGTGGTCGGAAAGAACGGTCTCAACACTGTCGCCGCATTGTTTGATGAGTTCGGAGATCTGATCGACGCCAACAACGACCGAAGCTTCTACGCGGGCAATTACGACCCCTATATCGCGCAGGTCGTCCGACGCGATACCGACAATCTCTTCGTCGGCGTCGCTGTCTCCACGGCTCGCCACTTCGCATCGTCAACCGGCCAGTACGACAGCGGCGAGTACACGATCAAGGTGAGCCGCAGGCCTGATCAAGCCGTCCGGCCGCCGGCGCAGCAGATCGTATGGCTGGATTTCGCAGGTGGTGACCAGGTGCAGATCGCGCTGGAGCCGATCGAGGTCATGCGACCGTTCAGCGCGGAATCGATTTCCAGCCGATTCGCGGGAAAGACCTCGTACATCACCGACATGGTGGTCGATCTGCTGAAGCGGGACCTGGCCCCGTTCAACGTCGTCGTCCTTGACGGACGATACGACGCGCGGCCGACCGGCCCGTACTCGAAGCTCTACTTCGGAAACTACAACGCCGCCTACCTCGGCCTCGCCGACAGCGTCGACACCGGCAACCTGTATACCACCCAGGAGGCGATCATCTTTGCCGAGGACCTTCAGCTCTTTGAGGGGCTTCAGCCCAGTGCCGAGGCGGTCGCGCTGGCCCTTTCGAACATCGCCGCCCATGAGCTGGGGCACCTGTTGGGCCTCGAGCACACGAGCGAATCGCTCGACGTGATGTCCACCGCCGCCACGGCGCGGCAGATTCTCGAAATCGATGAGACCTACCGCCGCAGCCGGCTGGAGTTGGCCGTCTTTCCGATCGGCTGGCAAAGCGGTACTGACCTGTTAACGCTCAACGTCGGGTTGAATCCCAATGGAACGAGCGCTCGCTGGCGGATGCAGGACTGGATGCCGGCCGATGCGGTTGGCATCGATCCGGCGCTCGGTGATATTGCGATCAGCATGTGCGGCAAGTGCGCCCACGCACCCGCGACCGATGCGGATGCCCATCACTAG
- a CDS encoding excinuclease ABC subunit UvrC, giving the protein MSHFPKTPGVYLMKDAKGLVLYVGKAKDLRSRVSSYFQDSADLLNTRGPDIARMVAMVADIDFLECETEVDALLSEARLIKDIQPPHNVQMKDGKTFPYLEITTGDDYPGVFVTRTPRPKGSKLYGPFTSAGALRDAMNALQKVFKFRTCELDIREDDNRKRFFRPCLLYSINQCTAPCADKISRADYAKDVDRLKRFLASKRSVLIREMEKEMKQASEEQAFEEAARIRDRIKAISGLKLSGDPDADIQPEAFYIDPRKGLDRLAKVLDLEQPPRVIEGIDIANLQGQESVGSLVCFIDGVPFKAGYKRFRIQTVEGQDDYAMIREVVTRRYRHAAEGEELYPDLILIDGGLGQLHAALDACGEMFVKPPMVISLAKREEEIYTQARKGAIRLARNDAGLRLLQQVRDEAHRFAQHYHHILRRKRQFDEDVKAGRRPPGKGKKAKQPEVPVEEEIPDIVDQFPPDEVQRHPEE; this is encoded by the coding sequence ATATCCCACTTCCCGAAGACGCCCGGCGTCTATCTGATGAAGGACGCGAAGGGGCTGGTCCTCTACGTCGGCAAGGCCAAGGACCTCCGCTCGCGCGTCTCTTCGTACTTTCAGGACTCCGCCGATCTTCTCAACACACGCGGCCCCGACATTGCCCGGATGGTGGCGATGGTCGCCGACATCGACTTTCTCGAGTGCGAGACGGAAGTCGACGCCCTGCTCAGCGAGGCACGGCTCATCAAGGACATTCAGCCTCCGCACAACGTCCAGATGAAGGACGGCAAGACATTTCCTTATCTGGAAATCACGACTGGTGACGACTATCCCGGGGTGTTCGTCACGCGGACGCCGCGGCCCAAAGGAAGCAAGCTCTACGGCCCGTTCACGTCAGCCGGTGCGCTGCGCGATGCGATGAATGCTTTGCAGAAGGTCTTTAAGTTTCGCACCTGCGAGCTGGACATCCGCGAGGATGATAACCGCAAGCGGTTCTTCCGGCCGTGCCTGCTGTATTCGATCAACCAGTGCACCGCCCCCTGCGCCGACAAGATCAGCCGCGCGGACTACGCGAAGGACGTCGATCGGCTCAAGCGCTTCCTCGCGTCTAAGCGAAGCGTTCTCATTCGCGAGATGGAAAAGGAGATGAAGCAGGCATCGGAGGAGCAGGCATTCGAGGAGGCGGCCAGAATCCGTGATCGCATCAAGGCCATCAGCGGCCTGAAACTGTCCGGTGACCCCGATGCGGACATTCAGCCCGAGGCCTTTTACATCGACCCGCGCAAGGGGCTCGATCGACTCGCGAAGGTGCTCGATCTGGAACAGCCGCCCCGCGTCATCGAGGGCATCGACATCGCCAATCTTCAGGGGCAGGAATCGGTCGGGTCGCTCGTCTGCTTCATTGACGGAGTCCCGTTCAAGGCGGGCTATAAGCGCTTTCGCATTCAGACGGTCGAAGGTCAGGACGACTACGCCATGATCCGCGAGGTCGTGACGCGACGCTATCGTCATGCCGCTGAGGGTGAGGAGCTTTATCCCGATTTGATTCTCATCGACGGCGGGCTGGGCCAGTTGCATGCGGCGCTGGACGCGTGCGGCGAGATGTTCGTGAAGCCGCCGATGGTCATTTCGCTGGCCAAGCGCGAGGAGGAGATTTACACGCAGGCTCGCAAGGGGGCCATTCGACTGGCACGCAACGACGCGGGATTGCGCCTGTTGCAACAGGTCCGCGACGAGGCCCACCGATTCGCCCAGCACTACCATCACATCCTCCGCCGAAAGCGCCAGTTCGACGAAGACGTGAAAGCAGGACGCCGCCCGCCCGGCAAGGGAAAGAAGGCGAAACAGCCGGAAGTGCCGGTTGAGGAGGAAATACCTGACATCGTCGATCAATTCCCGCCGGATGAAGTCCAGCGTCATCCTGAAGAGTGA
- the surE gene encoding 5'/3'-nucleotidase SurE, whose product MRILLTNDDGIFAPGIIAMHDELQRNHDVTVVAPANVQSGGSHAITIRNPVLWRPVSVNDRFRGTSVEGTPADCVKLAIGALMPEKPDLVVSGINSGLNTGVHVLYSGTVAAAVEGAILGCPAVAVSLELYRDMDYPRAARITGRIIEDLFNDSLESRLVWNVNIPEFKADHPRGVRVAAQCTLPTLDRLEKRSDPNGREYYWLGGDWGELDDGGETDLHVVRQGYVCVTPLRFNLTAVDAMALASRRAWSSVSFD is encoded by the coding sequence ATGCGAATCCTCCTCACCAATGACGACGGCATCTTCGCGCCGGGCATCATTGCCATGCACGACGAGTTACAGCGAAACCACGACGTGACGGTCGTCGCCCCGGCCAACGTTCAATCCGGCGGCTCGCACGCGATCACCATCCGCAATCCCGTGCTATGGCGGCCGGTGAGCGTAAATGATCGATTCCGGGGCACCAGCGTTGAAGGCACGCCCGCCGACTGCGTGAAGCTGGCCATCGGAGCGCTGATGCCGGAAAAGCCCGACCTGGTCGTCTCAGGCATCAACTCGGGCCTGAACACCGGGGTTCACGTCCTTTACTCCGGCACCGTCGCGGCCGCGGTCGAGGGGGCGATTCTGGGTTGTCCCGCGGTCGCCGTTTCGCTGGAGCTGTATCGCGATATGGATTATCCGCGTGCCGCGAGAATCACCGGTCGCATCATCGAGGATTTGTTCAACGACTCACTGGAGAGTCGGCTGGTCTGGAATGTGAATATCCCCGAGTTCAAGGCGGATCACCCGCGAGGCGTTCGCGTTGCGGCGCAGTGCACGCTCCCGACGCTCGATCGGCTGGAGAAGCGATCCGATCCAAACGGTCGTGAGTACTATTGGCTGGGCGGAGATTGGGGCGAGTTGGATGACGGGGGAGAAACGGACCTGCACGTCGTCAGGCAGGGATACGTCTGCGTGACGCCGCTTCGATTCAATCTCACCGCGGTGGATGCGATGGCGTTGGCAAGCCGCAGGGCGTGGTCTTCGGTATCGTTTGATTGA
- a CDS encoding tetratricopeptide repeat protein, with protein MPDINTPVARPVASPSAVRAICAALATALACGVVLQSVLVAGFLSMGDGAYLRQADRIRALTPTDIRAAFSTYSAPAETGGYYQPLALLSLALDARLAPDPSAAAFHFHLTNLALHLANVLIVFHILRRFGASLWVCALGGLLFGLHPIQLASVAWVSQRGTLLGAFFALLAINCYSRVALRGRTAWVVPATLLYALAVMSNPLLIPLPVVFLLLDLWPGKRSGWTPIVEKAPMFAIFVIAAAIQAMVHARSPGQVTGELGSFEVLGGSLVSFVVRIFQPSAVSIFYPAARSSLSSAHLAAMVGVAGAIVVIGIWSFRRSRPVFTCLCGAVVLVCPALLDAAYASSLLGDKYLYMVLIVPLIVIASSFDLIARPARRRLCLYAAAAAVAFCTAQSYLKSFTWLSSRDVYEETVRRYPAWPDGYTGLVEAWLQDGELDSALKCAERAVRIAPEDPGIQFYLGTTLLLHKDGRSAEAVAPLRKALRSNPNWIACLQNLGVALVKSGHTEKAVAYLERARDLDPDSAAIRTGLGHAYLRLQRPSAARAELQIALRHRNDPIIHLGLAMAWAENDADDQARRHLAIALARDPHLAERAAASPALRRLGGEQELLDDRDVRTPTPPLDIELPAARRAGGPTG; from the coding sequence ATGCCCGATATCAATACCCCAGTCGCCCGGCCCGTTGCATCGCCCAGCGCGGTTCGCGCAATTTGCGCGGCTTTGGCCACGGCGCTGGCCTGCGGCGTTGTCCTGCAGTCCGTCCTCGTTGCGGGCTTTTTGAGCATGGGCGACGGCGCCTATCTGAGGCAGGCGGATCGCATCCGAGCCCTGACCCCGACCGACATACGTGCCGCGTTTTCCACCTACAGCGCCCCTGCTGAGACCGGCGGATACTACCAGCCGCTGGCGCTGCTTTCCCTCGCCCTCGACGCGCGGCTCGCGCCGGATCCTTCGGCGGCGGCATTTCACTTTCACCTGACCAACCTCGCCCTGCACCTGGCGAATGTGCTGATCGTGTTTCATATTCTTCGTCGATTCGGCGCGAGCCTTTGGGTGTGCGCCCTTGGCGGCCTGCTCTTCGGCTTGCACCCCATCCAGCTTGCTTCTGTCGCCTGGGTGTCGCAGCGGGGCACGCTGCTCGGCGCGTTCTTCGCACTCCTGGCGATCAATTGTTACTCCAGGGTCGCCCTCCGCGGTCGGACGGCATGGGTCGTGCCTGCGACGCTTCTCTATGCACTGGCCGTCATGAGCAATCCGCTGCTCATCCCCCTGCCGGTCGTGTTTCTTCTCTTGGACCTTTGGCCCGGCAAGCGTTCGGGGTGGACGCCGATCGTGGAAAAAGCCCCGATGTTCGCCATCTTCGTTATCGCCGCCGCGATTCAGGCCATGGTCCATGCTCGAAGCCCCGGGCAGGTCACGGGAGAACTGGGCAGCTTTGAGGTGCTCGGCGGCAGCCTCGTCTCGTTCGTCGTTCGCATTTTTCAGCCGTCGGCGGTCTCGATTTTCTATCCGGCGGCGCGGAGTTCTCTTTCGTCCGCACACCTGGCGGCGATGGTCGGCGTGGCGGGCGCGATCGTCGTCATCGGCATCTGGTCGTTTCGGCGAAGCCGCCCTGTCTTCACCTGTCTGTGCGGAGCCGTCGTCCTGGTCTGCCCGGCCCTGCTGGACGCCGCCTATGCCAGTTCGCTGCTGGGCGACAAGTACCTTTACATGGTCCTGATCGTGCCGCTCATCGTCATCGCTTCGAGCTTTGACCTGATCGCGCGTCCGGCCCGTCGCCGGCTCTGCCTTTACGCCGCCGCCGCCGCGGTCGCCTTTTGCACCGCGCAGTCATACCTGAAATCATTTACCTGGCTCAGCAGCCGTGACGTCTATGAGGAGACGGTCAGACGATATCCCGCATGGCCCGACGGCTACACCGGGCTCGTCGAGGCGTGGCTTCAGGACGGCGAACTGGACTCGGCCCTGAAATGCGCCGAGCGCGCCGTGCGCATCGCCCCCGAGGATCCCGGCATTCAGTTCTATCTTGGAACGACGCTTCTTCTCCATAAGGATGGACGCAGTGCCGAGGCTGTCGCACCGCTGCGAAAAGCTCTCCGCTCGAACCCGAACTGGATCGCCTGCCTTCAAAACCTCGGCGTTGCACTCGTCAAGAGCGGCCACACTGAAAAGGCCGTCGCCTACCTGGAGCGAGCCCGAGACCTCGATCCCGATTCCGCCGCGATTCGCACCGGACTGGGCCATGCCTATCTGCGTCTTCAGCGGCCGTCCGCCGCGCGGGCCGAATTGCAGATCGCCTTGCGCCATCGAAACGACCCGATCATTCACCTCGGCCTGGCCATGGCGTGGGCCGAGAACGACGCCGACGATCAGGCCCGTCGTCATCTGGCCATCGCCCTGGCACGCGATCCGCATCTCGCGGAGCGGGCAGCGGCGTCACCGGCGCTGAGGCGACTCGGCGGCGAGCAGGAGTTGCTCGACGATCGTGACGTGCGGACGCCGACTCCCCCGCTGGATATTGAGTTGCCCGCTGCGCGTCGGGCGGGCGGGCCGACGGGATGA